Proteins encoded by one window of Synechococcus sp. WH 7805:
- a CDS encoding peptidyl-prolyl cis-trans isomerase yields the protein MGWSHRLRTLVQEPIVPFLIIGAGLFGLQGVLDAMAPKGDREIVVSNDQAVAMVQTFARTWQRPPSQQELERLFDEHVRTEVFVREAMALGLDRNDTIVRRRLRQKMEFVSHGEQPLTPPSDQQLQAHLEAHPERFMSEPRFSFQQVFLDPSRRGERLNRDAEALVVELNQADAAADPSSLGDPLAMASASWQGERRSELLAQFGTTFTDALQQQPQGRWVGPISSAYGMHLVRVSSITPGELPPLDQVREGVLRDWQDVQRQNHQESYYRNLLARYSVRLPQF from the coding sequence ATGGGTTGGTCTCATCGATTGCGCACGCTGGTTCAGGAACCGATCGTTCCTTTTCTGATCATCGGTGCTGGCCTGTTTGGCCTGCAGGGAGTCTTGGATGCCATGGCTCCCAAGGGGGACAGGGAGATCGTCGTCAGCAACGACCAGGCGGTGGCGATGGTGCAGACGTTCGCCCGCACCTGGCAACGCCCCCCCTCGCAGCAGGAGTTGGAGCGCTTGTTCGATGAACACGTGCGCACGGAAGTCTTCGTGCGTGAGGCGATGGCCCTGGGGTTGGATCGCAACGACACGATCGTGCGTCGCCGTTTGCGCCAGAAAATGGAATTTGTCAGCCATGGCGAGCAGCCACTGACACCCCCCAGCGATCAGCAACTGCAGGCGCATCTCGAGGCCCACCCGGAACGTTTCATGAGCGAGCCTCGCTTCAGCTTTCAGCAGGTGTTCCTCGATCCCTCCAGGCGGGGTGAGCGGCTGAATCGTGATGCCGAGGCGTTGGTGGTTGAGCTCAATCAGGCTGATGCCGCAGCTGATCCGTCCTCCTTGGGGGATCCCCTGGCGATGGCCTCAGCGAGTTGGCAAGGCGAGCGCCGTAGCGAATTACTGGCGCAGTTCGGCACTACCTTCACCGACGCTCTGCAGCAACAGCCTCAGGGCCGCTGGGTCGGTCCGATCAGTTCGGCCTACGGCATGCATCTGGTGCGTGTGTCGTCCATCACCCCCGGTGAGCTTCCGCCTCTGGATCAGGTGCGCGAGGGCGTCTTGCGTGACTGGCAAGACGTGCAGCGGCAAAACCATCAAGAGAGCTATTACCGCAATCTGCTGGCTCGATACAGCGTGCGTTTGCCCCAGTTCTGA
- a CDS encoding HupE/UreJ family protein produces MRRVLLPLLMVAALLMPRLVSAHDLFPGFLELQATGASTYQVLWKLPLLQGQRLPIAPRFPDDCALQGAPFSRQEATALVYQAKLSCREPLEGRVISIDGLASAGTEVLLRVRPWQTEALQTLLIQPEQPEAVIPTASEADQQPGVWSYLRLGIEHILLGVDHLLLLLGLVLIVRDGWMLLKTVTAFTLANSITLSVSAVGIVQVPAAPLNAAIALSILFIGTEVVRFTRGQTSFTLRHPWVLACGFGLLHGFGYARGLAELGLPHHELLLALLLFNVGIEIGQDVFVVLVLALERAFRQLQIRWPVWVRRVPAWTIGCAGAYWTIETTVSLIKGGV; encoded by the coding sequence GTGCGTCGTGTGCTCTTGCCATTGCTGATGGTCGCGGCCCTCTTGATGCCGCGGTTGGTTTCAGCTCATGACCTCTTCCCTGGGTTCCTCGAACTTCAGGCCACCGGTGCCAGCACGTATCAGGTGCTCTGGAAGTTGCCGCTGCTGCAGGGGCAACGGCTGCCGATCGCACCACGCTTCCCAGACGACTGTGCGCTGCAAGGTGCACCCTTCAGCCGCCAGGAGGCAACGGCCCTTGTGTATCAGGCCAAGCTCAGCTGCCGTGAGCCTTTGGAAGGTCGCGTGATCAGCATCGATGGATTGGCATCCGCCGGCACGGAGGTGCTGCTGCGGGTGCGCCCGTGGCAGACGGAAGCCCTGCAGACCCTGCTGATCCAGCCGGAGCAGCCCGAAGCGGTCATTCCCACCGCCTCCGAGGCCGATCAGCAGCCAGGGGTCTGGTCATATCTGCGCCTTGGCATCGAACACATCCTGCTGGGTGTGGACCACCTGCTGCTGCTGCTTGGTCTTGTGCTGATTGTTCGTGACGGCTGGATGCTGCTGAAAACGGTCACGGCGTTCACGCTCGCCAACAGCATCACCCTCTCGGTGTCTGCCGTCGGCATCGTTCAGGTGCCTGCCGCTCCCTTGAATGCGGCCATTGCCTTGTCGATTTTGTTCATCGGTACGGAAGTGGTGCGCTTCACGCGTGGACAGACCAGTTTCACGCTCCGCCATCCTTGGGTGCTGGCCTGTGGTTTCGGGTTGTTGCACGGCTTCGGGTATGCCCGAGGCCTGGCGGAGCTGGGCTTGCCGCACCACGAACTGCTGCTTGCCCTGTTGCTGTTCAATGTGGGCATCGAGATCGGTCAAGACGTTTTTGTGGTGTTGGTTCTCGCGCTTGAGCGTGCGTTCCGACAGCTGCAGATCCGCTGGCCTGTTTGGGTCCGGCGCGTGCCCGCCTGGACTATCGGTTGTGCCGGTGCTTACTGGACGATCGAGACCACGGTGTCCCTGATCAAAGGAGGTGTTTGA
- a CDS encoding HupE/UreJ family protein: MRWRWLLLALLLSLLPSAALAHVPEGGAGSVMAGLLHPVTGIDHVVAMVAVGLWGAVLGAPAIWLLPVAFPMVMAFGGVMGLLDLPLPGVETGIALSALVLGVLVMLQQRLPLVVAGVLVGLFALFHGYAHGVELPEGADALLFSLAFVGATGLLHLVGIGLAEARRLAWGHRLLQVVGAVIAVVGVWSLAQVGGA, encoded by the coding sequence ATGCGTTGGCGTTGGTTGCTGCTGGCTCTGCTGCTGTCACTGCTCCCGTCTGCTGCCTTGGCCCACGTGCCGGAAGGCGGAGCTGGCAGCGTGATGGCTGGCCTGCTCCATCCCGTGACCGGCATCGATCACGTGGTGGCGATGGTGGCCGTCGGACTCTGGGGCGCGGTGTTGGGAGCGCCGGCGATCTGGCTGCTGCCCGTCGCCTTTCCGATGGTGATGGCCTTCGGTGGCGTCATGGGACTGCTCGATCTGCCGTTGCCAGGAGTGGAGACCGGCATTGCCCTGTCGGCCCTGGTGCTGGGGGTGTTGGTGATGCTGCAGCAACGCCTGCCGCTCGTGGTAGCTGGCGTGCTCGTGGGCCTGTTTGCGTTGTTTCACGGTTACGCCCACGGCGTGGAGCTTCCGGAGGGTGCCGATGCGCTGCTGTTCAGCCTGGCGTTTGTCGGGGCCACGGGTTTGCTGCATCTGGTGGGGATCGGCTTGGCTGAAGCCCGTCGTCTGGCCTGGGGGCATCGCCTGCTTCAGGTCGTCGGTGCCGTGATCGCAGTGGTGGGTGTTTGGTCTTTGGCTCAAGTGGGAGGGGCGTGA
- a CDS encoding HupE/UreJ family protein, translated as MPLLFAHLMQTGFGGFYDGIAHLFLTPSDLLLVLGLALLAGQQGPQGGRLLLTLLPLSWWIGLAVGQLWGLDLTLALLSTVLFTSVGVLVALSLRLSVQVLAFTVAGSGLLFGLINGFTMPSASSGLPLDVLGVVSAVALLSVLISAQVAATRSTSFCIAVRVAGSWIAAAGMMSLGLLLKA; from the coding sequence ATGCCGCTGCTCTTCGCTCACTTAATGCAAACCGGATTCGGCGGCTTTTATGACGGCATCGCTCACCTGTTTCTGACGCCGTCGGATCTGTTGCTCGTGCTTGGGCTGGCGTTGCTCGCGGGTCAACAGGGCCCCCAGGGAGGTCGCCTGCTGCTGACGCTTCTGCCGTTGAGTTGGTGGATTGGGCTTGCCGTGGGTCAGCTTTGGGGCCTGGATCTCACGCTGGCGTTGCTCTCCACCGTGTTGTTCACCTCGGTGGGTGTGCTGGTGGCGTTGTCATTGCGCCTGTCTGTTCAGGTGCTGGCCTTCACTGTGGCTGGCTCAGGATTGCTCTTCGGTCTGATCAATGGGTTCACGATGCCCTCCGCGTCGAGCGGGTTGCCCCTGGATGTGTTGGGGGTGGTCAGTGCCGTGGCGCTGCTGTCGGTGTTGATCAGCGCTCAGGTGGCGGCAACCCGCAGCACCAGTTTTTGCATTGCGGTGCGTGTGGCGGGCAGCTGGATCGCTGCCGCCGGGATGATGTCGCTCGGCCTGTTGCTTAAGGCTTGA
- the pgk gene encoding phosphoglycerate kinase, translated as MAKRSLASLSGTDLSGKRVLVRVDFNVPLDDAGAITDDTRIRAALPTINDLIGKGAKVILSAHFGRPKGQVNDAMRLTPVAARLSELLGKPVAKTDSCIGPDAEAKVGAMANGDVVLLENVRFFAEEEKNEAGFAEKLAGLAEVYVNDAFGAAHRAHASTEGVTKYLKPAVAGFLMEKELQYLQGAVDEPKRPLAAIVGGSKVSSKIGVLEALIDKCDKVLIGGGMIFTFYKARGLSVGKSLVEEDKLELAKELEAKAKAKGVELLLPTDVVLADNFAPDANSQVADVTAIPDGWMGLDIGPDAVKVFQAALADCQTVIWNGPMGVFEFEKFANGTNAIATTLAELSGKGCCTIIGGGDSVAAVEKAGLAEKMSHISTGGGASLELLEGKVLPGVAALNDAA; from the coding sequence ATGGCGAAGCGTTCCCTGGCAAGCCTTTCCGGCACCGACCTCAGCGGAAAGCGTGTGCTTGTGCGGGTTGATTTCAATGTGCCGCTTGACGATGCCGGTGCGATTACCGATGACACCCGCATCCGCGCTGCGCTCCCCACGATCAACGACCTGATTGGCAAAGGCGCCAAGGTGATCCTGTCGGCTCACTTCGGCCGTCCCAAAGGTCAGGTGAACGACGCCATGCGCCTCACCCCCGTGGCAGCCCGCCTCAGCGAGCTGCTGGGCAAGCCAGTAGCCAAGACTGACAGCTGCATCGGCCCTGACGCTGAAGCCAAGGTTGGCGCCATGGCGAATGGCGATGTGGTGCTGCTGGAGAACGTGCGCTTCTTCGCTGAGGAAGAAAAGAACGAGGCTGGCTTCGCCGAGAAGCTCGCCGGCCTGGCGGAGGTGTACGTCAACGATGCCTTCGGCGCCGCGCACCGCGCCCACGCCTCCACTGAGGGCGTCACCAAGTACCTCAAGCCCGCCGTAGCCGGCTTCCTGATGGAGAAGGAGCTTCAGTACCTGCAGGGTGCCGTGGATGAGCCCAAGCGTCCCCTGGCCGCCATCGTCGGTGGCTCCAAGGTGAGCTCCAAGATCGGCGTGCTCGAAGCCCTGATCGACAAGTGCGACAAGGTGCTGATCGGCGGCGGCATGATCTTTACCTTCTACAAGGCCCGTGGCCTCTCAGTGGGCAAGAGCCTGGTGGAAGAAGACAAGCTTGAACTGGCCAAGGAGCTGGAAGCCAAGGCCAAGGCCAAGGGCGTTGAGCTGCTGCTGCCCACCGACGTGGTGCTGGCCGACAACTTCGCCCCTGATGCCAACAGCCAGGTGGCTGATGTCACCGCCATTCCCGATGGCTGGATGGGTCTGGACATCGGTCCCGATGCCGTGAAGGTGTTCCAGGCCGCACTGGCGGATTGTCAGACCGTGATCTGGAACGGCCCCATGGGTGTGTTCGAATTTGAAAAATTTGCCAACGGCACCAATGCCATCGCCACCACCCTGGCTGAGCTGAGCGGCAAGGGCTGCTGCACGATCATCGGCGGCGGTGACTCCGTAGCTGCTGTGGAGAAGGCCGGTCTGGCCGAGAAGATGTCTCACATCTCCACCGGTGGCGGCGCCAGCCTCGAACTGCTGGAAGGCAAGGTTCTGCCTGGTGTGGCCGCCCTCAACGACGCCGCCTGA
- a CDS encoding universal stress protein → MFETVLFPIDQSREAVETAGKALELARSHNSRLVVLSVVQPERPEMHDHQAVATLLAEARNRFEQAGVSCEVVEREGKPAFVICDVADELNVDVIVMGTRGVNLQAESGSTASLVIQLAPCPVLVVP, encoded by the coding sequence ATGTTTGAAACCGTTCTGTTCCCGATCGATCAGAGCCGTGAGGCTGTGGAGACTGCCGGTAAGGCCCTTGAGCTGGCGCGAAGCCACAACAGCCGACTGGTGGTGCTGTCGGTGGTGCAGCCCGAGCGCCCGGAGATGCATGACCATCAGGCGGTGGCCACCTTGTTGGCTGAGGCCAGAAATCGTTTTGAACAGGCTGGGGTGTCTTGCGAGGTGGTGGAGCGTGAAGGCAAGCCGGCCTTTGTGATCTGCGACGTGGCCGACGAGTTGAATGTGGATGTGATCGTGATGGGAACCCGGGGTGTGAATTTGCAAGCCGAAAGTGGCAGCACGGCGTCGCTGGTGATTCAGCTGGCCCCGTGCCCTGTGTTGGTGGTGCCGTGA
- the ylqF gene encoding ribosome biogenesis GTPase YlqF, producing the protein MSSPPIQWYPGHIAKAEQQLKRNLDKVDLVIEVRDARIPLATGHPHLNRWINGKQHLLVINRRDMVTSEARVAWEAWFKARGQRTVWCDAKAGTGVKQVQQAAIRAGDQLNERRRNRGMRPRPVRALTLGFPNVGKSALINRLVKQKVVASARRAGVTRTLRWVRLGQDLDLLDAPGVLPPRLDDQQAALHLALCDDIGQAAYDGELVAQAFLNLLKGLQPQEASGVGLALLESRYGVPLEGATEDPAYWLEAVAERHTSGDTARMAQRLLDDFRKSALGSIALELPFD; encoded by the coding sequence GTGAGTTCACCGCCGATCCAGTGGTATCCGGGTCACATCGCTAAGGCGGAGCAGCAGCTCAAGCGCAATCTCGACAAAGTGGACCTGGTGATTGAAGTGCGCGATGCGCGCATTCCCCTGGCGACGGGGCACCCTCACCTCAACCGTTGGATCAACGGCAAGCAGCATCTGCTGGTGATCAACCGTCGTGACATGGTCACGTCTGAGGCACGGGTTGCATGGGAGGCCTGGTTCAAAGCCCGTGGGCAACGCACCGTGTGGTGCGATGCCAAGGCTGGCACCGGTGTGAAGCAGGTGCAGCAAGCGGCGATCCGTGCCGGCGATCAGCTCAATGAGCGGAGGCGTAACCGCGGCATGCGGCCCCGTCCCGTGCGGGCGCTCACCCTGGGGTTCCCCAACGTGGGCAAATCGGCTTTGATCAACAGGCTTGTCAAACAGAAGGTGGTGGCCAGTGCCCGGCGTGCCGGTGTCACGCGCACGTTGCGTTGGGTGCGACTGGGGCAGGATCTTGATCTGCTTGATGCGCCCGGGGTGCTGCCGCCGCGGCTGGATGACCAGCAGGCAGCACTCCATCTGGCGTTGTGCGACGACATCGGCCAAGCGGCTTACGACGGTGAGCTCGTGGCCCAGGCGTTTCTGAATCTCCTCAAGGGATTGCAGCCGCAGGAGGCCTCAGGCGTGGGCTTGGCGCTCCTGGAGAGCCGTTATGGCGTTCCTCTGGAAGGGGCCACCGAAGATCCTGCCTACTGGCTGGAGGCTGTGGCGGAGCGCCACACCTCAGGGGATACAGCGCGGATGGCCCAGCGATTGCTCGATGATTTCCGAAAATCTGCTCTAGGCAGCATCGCGCTGGAGCTGCCGTTTGATTGA
- a CDS encoding cytochrome P450: MDFQQAIQWFKQDPCLPGLDDPYRVYAALREESAIHWCEGPNLWMIVAYQEAVDHMKDARFSRQSHLDELIARFGHGHIFERQKNDLPYMDGHEHARLRHHVTQAYRGIDFQLLATFSQAFLHDRFQAIAGEPVIDLVREIANPLPVMVVSELMGVPSEQQEMVCQKVGAFVRARGLTQTQSTMEEGDDSMGFYNEYFLPLIREKRQHLSTDLLSRLISDHQENMHLTDEQLLLVISSNFYSASIYTLRLLVGTVAWALSLHPEVYTRIRADRQLVAPALEEVLRWDPPAQAINASTALEDMEIDGKIIRAGDSVSALVSAANRDPRVFEHPDQFLIDRNPNPHLSFAPGLHQCLGLHLARMEGACFLNALCDHFESLEVVEGESRRLLGDRFRGFDRLLLKASPV, encoded by the coding sequence GTGGATTTTCAGCAAGCTATTCAGTGGTTTAAGCAGGATCCTTGTCTGCCGGGGCTGGATGATCCGTATCGGGTTTATGCGGCTTTAAGGGAAGAATCCGCCATTCATTGGTGTGAAGGTCCGAACTTGTGGATGATTGTTGCTTATCAAGAGGCTGTTGACCACATGAAGGATGCTCGCTTTAGCCGGCAGAGTCACCTTGATGAATTGATTGCCCGATTTGGCCATGGCCATATTTTTGAACGCCAGAAAAATGATTTGCCTTATATGGATGGACATGAACATGCCCGTTTAAGACATCATGTTACTCAGGCCTATCGGGGTATAGATTTTCAACTGTTGGCAACATTCAGCCAGGCGTTTTTGCATGATCGCTTTCAGGCGATTGCTGGTGAGCCAGTGATTGACCTCGTTCGCGAGATTGCCAACCCCCTGCCAGTGATGGTGGTCAGCGAACTGATGGGAGTGCCTTCTGAGCAGCAGGAGATGGTCTGTCAGAAGGTGGGTGCCTTTGTGCGTGCTCGCGGGTTGACACAGACGCAGTCCACTATGGAAGAAGGTGATGATTCAATGGGCTTTTATAATGAGTATTTCCTGCCATTGATTCGAGAAAAGCGTCAGCATCTTTCTACAGACTTGCTGAGCCGTTTGATTTCGGATCATCAGGAAAACATGCATCTCACTGATGAGCAATTGCTGTTGGTGATCAGCAGTAATTTCTATTCCGCAAGTATTTATACTCTTCGGCTGCTGGTTGGCACAGTCGCCTGGGCTCTGTCTCTGCATCCGGAGGTGTATACGCGAATTCGAGCTGATCGTCAGTTGGTCGCACCTGCGCTTGAAGAGGTGTTGCGCTGGGACCCGCCCGCTCAGGCGATTAATGCCAGTACGGCTCTTGAGGATATGGAGATTGATGGAAAAATAATTCGGGCTGGTGATTCAGTTTCTGCCTTGGTGAGTGCCGCAAATCGTGATCCTCGCGTGTTTGAACATCCGGATCAGTTCCTGATTGATCGGAATCCGAATCCCCATCTCAGTTTTGCGCCTGGTCTGCATCAGTGCCTTGGCCTTCACCTGGCGAGGATGGAAGGAGCATGCTTCCTGAATGCACTCTGTGATCATTTTGAATCACTTGAGGTTGTTGAAGGTGAGAGTCGGCGTTTGCTTGGTGACCGTTTCCGAGGGTTTGATCGACTCTTGCTCAAGGCTTCGCCTGTGTAA
- a CDS encoding delta-aminolevulinic acid dehydratase, whose product MGLEFLARPLDYIECLFISAAQEPRESPLERNLIHSVESALAHVERRLSQGLSRWLVVAVNDQPGLDQLDEPNFCVAHFLEQVSARWMRNQVTMIADVGLSPYLASGHSVVLKEGLVDLEASYQAAIRLALRFADAGAHYVAPCLSLPDQTSRLGAALRSRDLVCGLMPYSTKFSSSLYGPYRSTVGSSLGFARKSYQFDFSDAEMALHQMDEDFKQGAEIAIVKPALPYLDVLQDACCRSRRPVAVYHVSGEYAMAMAAAKTGLLDPQAYFSEIHAAFARCGARYVIGYAADHFLHHVSD is encoded by the coding sequence ATGGGGCTGGAATTCTTGGCCCGGCCGTTGGATTACATCGAATGCCTGTTCATTTCTGCAGCGCAGGAGCCTAGAGAGTCGCCTCTTGAGAGAAACCTGATTCATAGCGTTGAATCAGCCCTGGCTCATGTAGAGCGTCGTCTTTCTCAGGGGTTGAGTCGTTGGTTGGTTGTGGCTGTGAATGATCAACCAGGTTTGGATCAGCTTGATGAGCCGAATTTCTGCGTGGCTCATTTCCTTGAACAGGTTAGTGCGCGATGGATGCGCAATCAGGTCACGATGATCGCTGATGTGGGATTGTCTCCTTATCTCGCTTCTGGCCACAGTGTTGTGTTGAAGGAGGGTCTGGTCGATCTGGAGGCCTCCTATCAGGCTGCGATTCGTCTGGCTTTGCGATTCGCTGACGCAGGCGCTCATTATGTGGCTCCTTGTCTTTCATTGCCTGATCAGACATCCCGGTTGGGCGCTGCTTTGAGAAGTAGAGATCTAGTGTGTGGATTGATGCCTTACAGCACGAAGTTTTCCTCGTCGTTGTATGGACCTTATCGGTCGACGGTCGGCTCCTCGCTGGGGTTCGCGCGCAAAAGTTATCAGTTTGATTTCTCTGATGCAGAGATGGCACTTCACCAAATGGATGAAGACTTCAAGCAAGGAGCGGAGATCGCCATTGTGAAACCAGCGTTGCCTTATCTCGATGTCCTGCAGGACGCTTGCTGTCGCTCAAGGCGTCCGGTGGCTGTCTATCACGTGAGTGGTGAGTATGCGATGGCGATGGCGGCAGCTAAGACTGGTTTGTTGGATCCCCAAGCCTATTTTTCTGAGATCCATGCTGCGTTCGCCCGTTGTGGGGCTCGTTATGTGATTGGTTATGCAGCTGATCATTTCCTGCATCATGTTTCTGATTGA
- a CDS encoding NAD(P)/FAD-dependent oxidoreductase, whose product MRILVVGSGPVGLMFCAKLSREGHECVLIERHDFNQTFSRASTLQPATLELLSEFACWPELLAQGEVVSDVMSWNLERSTQQRSSYDALSAQTRFPYRLHLHQAALRAELIAELQASRCCCLVDKADAVALQFDRCNQGVSVRVNRFGSSGLSQTFQGDYLILCDGARSVLRDQLGLRFEGYDLPTPVVRLSVPMIPDSLQGQLAGVSYVQSEGGSVSCLKMTDGWRFVLRPRLSELRQALAGTAWARQRLAGVFRDCVPAQWWESIPAMRDSYRVAQRCVKTRQVQRVFLLGDVAHVTNTRGGLNMNFGLIEAYALASCFLNHPDWQALQHWNLTWSRLTQDALMARTQQLLAGRTPRFLRSSSESFGALMRASLLDLLSYSKSLRR is encoded by the coding sequence ATGCGAATCCTGGTGGTTGGCTCTGGTCCGGTTGGGCTTATGTTCTGCGCCAAGCTGTCTCGGGAGGGGCACGAGTGTGTCTTGATTGAGCGTCATGATTTCAATCAGACATTTTCGAGAGCCTCAACGCTTCAGCCAGCCACCCTTGAGCTTCTGTCTGAATTTGCCTGTTGGCCTGAGCTTTTGGCCCAGGGAGAGGTTGTCTCAGATGTCATGTCTTGGAATCTCGAACGATCGACTCAACAACGATCAAGCTATGACGCGCTGTCGGCTCAGACCCGATTCCCTTACCGATTGCATTTGCATCAGGCTGCATTGCGCGCGGAGTTGATCGCCGAACTCCAAGCTTCCAGGTGTTGTTGTCTGGTGGACAAGGCCGATGCTGTCGCCCTGCAGTTTGATCGTTGCAACCAAGGCGTATCTGTACGGGTCAATCGCTTTGGATCAAGTGGCTTGAGCCAGACATTTCAAGGAGATTATCTGATTCTCTGTGATGGAGCGCGCAGTGTGTTGCGTGATCAGCTGGGTCTTCGTTTTGAGGGGTATGACTTGCCAACCCCAGTTGTGCGTCTTTCCGTGCCAATGATTCCTGACTCTCTGCAGGGGCAATTGGCTGGGGTGTCTTATGTCCAATCAGAAGGTGGTTCGGTGAGCTGCCTCAAGATGACCGACGGTTGGCGTTTTGTACTGCGGCCTCGCTTATCTGAACTGCGGCAGGCACTAGCGGGTACTGCATGGGCACGGCAACGTTTGGCCGGCGTCTTCAGGGATTGCGTGCCGGCTCAGTGGTGGGAATCGATTCCGGCCATGCGTGACTCCTATCGCGTTGCGCAGCGTTGTGTGAAAACCCGACAAGTGCAAAGGGTGTTTCTTTTGGGTGATGTGGCCCATGTCACCAACACCCGAGGAGGTTTGAATATGAATTTCGGATTAATAGAAGCCTATGCATTGGCATCCTGTTTTTTGAACCATCCTGATTGGCAAGCATTGCAGCATTGGAATCTGACCTGGTCGCGTTTGACGCAAGATGCCTTGATGGCGCGCACCCAGCAGTTGCTGGCGGGACGGACTCCTCGTTTCCTGAGGTCTTCTAGTGAGTCGTTTGGGGCGCTGATGCGTGCTTCACTTCTTGACCTACTTTCGTATTCAAAGTCTTTGCGCCGATGA
- a CDS encoding MmgE/PrpD family protein: protein MLPMLTPITAPRIVKGNFWLARMSTAPNTQPGHSTNKSNDWREWGTEATSLSQAIKTQWKHDQTHEKQSIIQATRLVLLDTCAVIINGLSSNLIQAYSENNANLEPGHLHFPGIRQKLSIHGLISVLSAAAPWNELVEGNAKAHGRPALHVVPISIGLGLSLNCTLDQILRAILQGYEIGTRFGEAYSVPPGEHVDGTWGTIAATVAACTLLKTTPEQTRGAINGALCQMSRSLFAPVEAGSGSRLLYSGLSALTGLQLALASRAGLHGPARPGRTSSDHQQRWPSAPDLTIRAEFAIEDSYVKLYPGARHLHYGMEAALNWRQSHGYHSEQTLRQQDIPSTITIETYPEAINYCDQSEPRNRIQAQFSLQYATCICLLTGDTSTNIFNQSWLHHPDVAILMSRTKLLANDHQSGRWAVLNLTDQQGRRSRAECKYLKGDPGYPLSIDDRITKAKRLLEDHLETRCAERLVNHWLEGDLSNGLLPEA from the coding sequence ATGTTGCCGATGCTCACTCCCATCACCGCCCCTAGAATCGTCAAGGGAAATTTCTGGCTCGCACGCATGTCTACAGCCCCCAATACACAGCCTGGTCATAGCACGAATAAAAGCAATGACTGGCGTGAATGGGGAACAGAAGCGACCTCACTAAGCCAGGCAATCAAGACACAGTGGAAGCACGATCAAACACATGAGAAGCAATCAATCATTCAAGCAACACGCCTCGTCTTACTCGACACATGTGCGGTCATCATCAATGGATTGTCCAGCAATCTCATTCAGGCATACAGCGAGAACAATGCCAATCTCGAGCCAGGTCATCTGCACTTTCCTGGGATCCGACAAAAACTGAGTATCCACGGCCTGATCAGCGTGCTGTCAGCAGCAGCTCCATGGAATGAATTGGTTGAAGGCAATGCCAAGGCCCATGGCCGCCCCGCACTTCACGTGGTTCCAATCAGTATCGGGCTGGGCCTGAGTCTGAATTGCACGCTCGATCAGATCTTGCGGGCCATTCTTCAGGGCTATGAAATCGGCACCCGATTCGGTGAAGCGTATTCCGTACCCCCCGGGGAACACGTGGACGGCACATGGGGAACCATCGCGGCGACCGTGGCCGCATGCACACTTCTGAAGACAACACCGGAGCAAACCAGAGGCGCGATCAATGGCGCTCTCTGTCAGATGAGTCGAAGCCTGTTTGCACCTGTGGAGGCGGGAAGCGGTTCACGCTTGCTCTACTCCGGCTTGTCTGCCCTAACAGGGCTGCAGCTGGCCTTAGCCTCCAGAGCCGGATTGCACGGACCAGCCAGACCAGGGCGAACGTCAAGCGACCATCAACAACGCTGGCCATCGGCACCAGACCTCACGATCAGAGCGGAATTCGCGATTGAAGACAGCTATGTGAAGCTCTATCCAGGGGCACGCCACCTGCACTACGGCATGGAAGCTGCTCTGAATTGGCGCCAAAGCCACGGATATCACTCAGAACAGACCCTGAGACAACAAGATATCCCCAGCACAATCACAATTGAAACTTACCCTGAAGCAATCAACTATTGCGACCAAAGCGAACCGAGAAATCGCATACAGGCTCAGTTCAGCCTGCAATACGCAACCTGCATTTGCCTGCTGACAGGTGATACGAGTACAAACATCTTTAATCAGAGCTGGCTGCATCATCCAGACGTGGCCATCCTCATGAGTCGAACCAAACTCCTGGCCAATGATCATCAATCAGGACGCTGGGCTGTGCTGAATCTGACTGACCAACAAGGGAGGAGAAGTCGCGCTGAATGCAAATATCTGAAAGGCGACCCAGGCTATCCTCTCAGCATTGATGACCGGATCACGAAAGCCAAGCGCCTACTGGAAGATCATCTTGAAACACGATGTGCCGAACGATTAGTCAACCATTGGCTTGAGGGAGACCTCAGCAATGGCCTACTACCCGAAGCATGA